From the Desulfovibrio sp. JY genome, one window contains:
- the rsmI gene encoding 16S rRNA (cytidine(1402)-2'-O)-methyltransferase — MTDTRAATLFVVATPLGNVADVSPRAASVLAGAEAVLCEDTRRTGLLLKSLGITARRLVSFHEHNEEARLPQVLAWLDAGQDLALVSDAGTPLLADPGYRLVRAAREAGHAVSPVPGPSAILAALSAAGIAPYPFSFLGFPPRTVSEARELFARFGATGATLVFFERKTRLRATLAVALEALGDRECVLCRELTKTFEEFLPGTLAGFAGQELELLGEVTVVVGPGRTMRSSEEEAARVAQEEAAAGGKPREAARRAAARLSGWTVKEVYAMLENRKHD, encoded by the coding sequence TTGACGGATACGCGCGCGGCAACGCTTTTCGTGGTGGCGACGCCCCTGGGCAATGTCGCGGATGTCTCGCCCCGGGCGGCTTCGGTTTTGGCCGGGGCCGAGGCCGTGTTGTGCGAGGACACGCGGCGCACGGGGCTGTTGCTCAAATCGCTCGGCATAACGGCCCGGCGGCTCGTGAGCTTTCACGAGCACAACGAGGAGGCGAGGCTGCCCCAGGTGCTGGCCTGGCTGGACGCGGGCCAGGATCTGGCCCTGGTTTCCGACGCCGGCACGCCGCTTCTAGCCGATCCGGGCTACCGGCTGGTGCGGGCCGCCCGGGAAGCGGGCCACGCCGTTTCGCCCGTGCCCGGTCCGTCGGCCATCCTGGCGGCCCTTTCGGCGGCCGGCATCGCGCCGTACCCGTTTTCCTTTCTCGGCTTTCCGCCCCGCACCGTGTCCGAGGCCAGGGAGCTTTTCGCCCGCTTCGGCGCGACGGGCGCGACGCTGGTTTTTTTCGAGCGCAAAACGCGACTGCGGGCCACCCTCGCCGTCGCGCTGGAAGCCCTGGGCGATCGGGAATGCGTGCTGTGCCGGGAGCTGACCAAGACCTTCGAGGAATTTCTGCCCGGCACGCTGGCCGGATTCGCCGGGCAGGAACTGGAACTCCTCGGCGAAGTGACGGTGGTGGTCGGCCCGGGCCGGACGATGCGCTCGTCCGAGGAAGAGGCGGCGCGCGTGGCCCAGGAGGAGGCGGCGGCGGGAGGCAAGCCCCGCGAGGCGGCGAGACGCGCCGCGGCGCGGCTTTCGGGATGGACCGTCAAAGAGGTTTATGCGATGCTCGAAAACCGGAAACACGATTGA
- a CDS encoding PAS domain-containing protein, translating into MVDGPRAAREGYCVLDAEEREYLVGVVGCGPGFDTILEIVAGEEFREFLPPMRLAGVCGLAPDDPNRQAPLLAGVPLYPTPSELFAANPGINLVVELQSGCDCRALAASMPPGASLIDSTASFFLCALSNAVSVGAHCRRRLDHQKLLLEAIVDEVQEDIALVSAAGKVVDLNRNIVARLGKPKDSLLGRPCQELQSGPDDPPFCDPDDSQSPFRTALETGVKAERLQTAMAADGRLRYFRTYAYPISNAAGRVGHVVVFRRDITDRTQGEISARQAERIETVGRLSSYLAHEIRNPLFAASGFARRLSAMTDLPESAREKASIVVEELARMEALLTQFLEFARPVGGVEGKADVGLAVREAVEAVRNEADARRVGLVVDIASELPAVALDPALLKQCLVNLLRNAVESLPHGGLVALAADRDEAQVRLRVTDSGRGVTRENLENMFSPFYKGDQCEYGLGLAMVKKVVDDFGGSVDAAGQPDGGCAITVLLPPVLAGAAH; encoded by the coding sequence ATGGTGGACGGTCCGCGCGCCGCACGGGAAGGGTATTGCGTTCTCGACGCCGAGGAACGGGAGTATCTCGTCGGCGTGGTGGGCTGCGGCCCCGGATTCGACACCATTCTTGAAATCGTGGCCGGAGAGGAATTCCGCGAGTTTCTGCCGCCCATGCGGTTGGCCGGCGTGTGCGGGCTGGCCCCGGACGACCCCAACCGCCAGGCCCCGCTTCTGGCCGGCGTGCCGCTCTATCCCACACCCAGCGAACTCTTTGCAGCCAACCCCGGCATCAACCTCGTGGTGGAGCTGCAAAGCGGCTGCGACTGCCGGGCCCTGGCCGCGTCCATGCCGCCCGGCGCCTCGCTGATCGACAGCACGGCCTCCTTTTTTCTGTGCGCCCTGTCCAACGCCGTGTCCGTGGGCGCCCATTGCCGCCGCCGTCTCGACCACCAGAAGCTTTTGCTCGAAGCCATCGTGGACGAGGTCCAGGAGGACATCGCCCTGGTCTCGGCCGCCGGCAAGGTGGTGGATTTAAACCGCAACATCGTGGCGCGCCTGGGCAAACCCAAGGACTCGCTCCTTGGCCGACCCTGCCAGGAACTGCAAAGCGGCCCCGACGACCCGCCCTTTTGCGATCCCGACGATTCGCAGTCCCCCTTCCGCACGGCCCTCGAAACCGGCGTCAAGGCCGAACGGCTGCAGACGGCCATGGCCGCCGACGGCCGGCTGCGCTACTTCCGCACCTACGCCTATCCCATCAGCAACGCCGCCGGCAGGGTCGGGCACGTGGTGGTCTTTCGCCGCGACATCACCGACCGCACCCAGGGAGAGATCAGCGCCCGGCAGGCCGAACGCATCGAGACCGTGGGCCGGTTGTCGTCGTATCTGGCCCACGAGATCAGAAATCCGCTCTTTGCGGCCAGCGGCTTCGCCAGACGGCTTTCGGCCATGACCGACCTGCCCGAGTCGGCCCGGGAAAAGGCGTCCATCGTGGTGGAGGAGCTGGCTCGCATGGAAGCGCTGCTCACCCAGTTCCTGGAATTCGCCCGGCCGGTCGGCGGGGTGGAGGGAAAGGCGGATGTGGGGCTCGCCGTCCGGGAGGCGGTGGAGGCGGTGCGCAACGAGGCCGATGCGCGCCGGGTGGGCTTGGTGGTGGACATCGCCTCGGAACTGCCGGCCGTCGCCCTCGATCCGGCACTGCTCAAGCAGTGCCTGGTCAACCTGCTGCGAAACGCCGTGGAATCCCTGCCCCATGGCGGTCTGGTCGCGCTGGCCGCCGACCGGGACGAGGCGCAGGTGCGGCTTCGGGTCACGGACAGCGGGCGCGGCGTGACCAGGGAAAACCTGGAAAACATGTTCAGCCCCTTTTACAAGGGAGACCAGTGCGAATACGGCCTGGGGCTGGCCATGGTCAAAAAGGTGGTGGACGATTTCGGCGGTTCGGTGGATGCGGCCGGACAGCCGGACGGCGGTTGCGCCATAACGGTTCTCCTGCCGCCGGTGCTGGCCGGCGCGGCGCATTGA
- a CDS encoding Hpt domain-containing protein, producing the protein MPDADDATQELVDLARLRQRFDDDEELLAEIFRVFQSETPGRRSGLERALAAGDMNAVTHLAHSLKGVAATMFAEPLRQAACDLEMAGRAGDAAAASRLAVVMLRLLEATSRHVAGVI; encoded by the coding sequence ATGCCCGATGCCGACGACGCGACGCAGGAGCTGGTGGATCTGGCCCGTTTGCGACAGCGGTTCGATGATGACGAGGAACTGCTGGCCGAGATTTTCCGGGTGTTTCAAAGCGAGACCCCCGGGCGTCGGAGCGGATTGGAGCGGGCCCTGGCCGCCGGAGACATGAACGCCGTCACCCATCTGGCCCATTCCCTCAAGGGCGTGGCCGCGACAATGTTCGCCGAGCCCCTGCGCCAGGCGGCCTGTGACCTGGAAATGGCCGGACGGGCCGGGGATGCGGCCGCCGCGTCCCGGCTGGCCGTGGTCATGTTGCGACTGCTCGAGGCCACGAGCCGTCACGTGGCGGGGGTGATCTGA
- a CDS encoding glycosyltransferase, protein MFQIEEGLAGVKTLPRVRAKGRYLFAGEDKFFIKGVTYGPFPENSRGEQLPEDETVNHDFELMRRAGVNAIRVYYVPPRRFLDIAARHGIRVMIGIPWPEHLCFLDQWEVKEDIKKTVREAVASLAGHPAVLAWLIGNEIPSHIVRWHGAGKVEKFLAKLAAIVREEDPEGMVTYANYPSTEYLRLPFLDFLSINVYLHDKKAFRSYVKRLQNVAGELPLVLSEFGMDSIRNDEEHVAETLSWQLHSAFELGVSGTMVFAWTDEWYTGGHLIEDWKFGIVTETRKPKPAYQAVADVYRQRLPMLPENPPFISVVVCAYNAASTMDGCLASFAHVDYPGFEVIVVDDGSTDDTGAICDRHAAAAPYIHVIHQPNLGLSAARNVGMNAAQGEIVAYTDSDCYVDPHWLHYMAWAFTDERFVAVGGPNLTPVEDNRTAACVAVSPGAPTHVLLTDEIAEHIPGCNMAYRKEHLAGIGGFDATYRAAGDDVDVCWRLQDQGHLIGFSAAMTVWHHRRNTVSAYLKQQKGYGRAEALLLPKHKNRFNMLGNSRWAGRIYGDISGALLAARPIVYHGAFGMGLFQTLYEPKGSLTAYLPLSMEWMILAVACMIATPFSLIAGGLGLAMAAMTIAFVAYRVSKARLPEQYDNITARLIIAGLTVAQPVLRGWTRYKTVWTLKRGAGVNACPLPLADTTACDESSLPRVGLFRRLAATGSILAHRLSFHRFFWNNKSLERDELLASIIGLLRTLGVSYALDSGFAASSSTPPWDLAAKAGKLTTARLRVTVENHGGEKRFVRLAGSVLPSGASFVALVACLGAAAGCFLLHPVLALAFGAAAVGLAGWMTVGLFRAASLVATIIQYVMVTRPGCSMNEPVEERVTRVVKPRTAETVAEAMPEETVAAVSPVVESEPVVVETEAA, encoded by the coding sequence ATGTTCCAGATCGAAGAAGGGCTGGCTGGCGTAAAAACGCTGCCGCGCGTGCGCGCCAAGGGCCGTTATCTGTTCGCCGGCGAGGACAAATTCTTCATCAAGGGCGTCACCTACGGGCCGTTCCCGGAGAACTCCCGGGGCGAACAGCTGCCCGAGGACGAGACCGTCAACCACGATTTCGAACTCATGCGCCGGGCCGGCGTCAACGCCATCCGCGTGTACTACGTGCCGCCGCGCCGCTTCCTGGATATCGCCGCCCGCCATGGCATCCGCGTCATGATCGGCATTCCCTGGCCCGAGCACCTGTGCTTCCTCGACCAGTGGGAAGTGAAGGAAGACATCAAGAAGACCGTGCGCGAGGCCGTCGCCTCCCTGGCCGGCCATCCGGCCGTCCTGGCCTGGCTGATCGGCAACGAGATCCCGAGCCACATCGTGCGCTGGCACGGCGCGGGCAAGGTGGAGAAGTTCCTGGCCAAGCTCGCCGCCATCGTGCGCGAGGAAGACCCCGAGGGCATGGTCACCTACGCCAACTATCCCTCGACCGAATATCTGCGCCTGCCGTTTTTGGATTTCCTGTCGATCAACGTCTACCTGCATGACAAGAAGGCGTTTCGTTCCTACGTCAAGCGGCTCCAGAACGTGGCCGGCGAACTGCCGCTGGTGCTGTCCGAGTTCGGCATGGATTCCATCCGCAACGACGAGGAGCACGTGGCCGAGACCCTGTCCTGGCAGCTTCATTCCGCTTTCGAGCTCGGCGTTTCCGGGACCATGGTCTTCGCCTGGACCGACGAATGGTACACCGGCGGCCATCTGATCGAGGATTGGAAATTCGGCATCGTGACCGAAACGCGCAAGCCCAAGCCCGCCTACCAGGCCGTGGCCGACGTCTACCGCCAGCGCCTGCCCATGCTGCCGGAAAATCCGCCGTTTATTTCCGTTGTCGTGTGCGCCTACAACGCCGCCTCCACCATGGACGGCTGTCTGGCCTCCTTTGCCCATGTGGACTACCCCGGCTTCGAGGTCATCGTGGTTGATGACGGCTCCACCGACGACACGGGCGCGATTTGCGACCGCCACGCCGCCGCCGCGCCCTACATCCACGTTATCCACCAGCCGAACCTGGGCCTTTCCGCCGCCCGCAACGTGGGCATGAACGCCGCCCAGGGCGAGATCGTGGCCTACACCGACTCCGATTGCTACGTGGACCCGCACTGGCTCCACTACATGGCCTGGGCCTTCACCGACGAACGCTTCGTGGCCGTCGGCGGCCCCAACCTGACCCCGGTCGAGGATAACCGCACCGCCGCCTGCGTGGCCGTGTCCCCTGGCGCGCCGACCCATGTGCTTTTGACCGACGAGATCGCCGAGCACATCCCCGGTTGCAACATGGCCTACCGCAAGGAGCATCTGGCCGGCATCGGCGGTTTCGACGCCACCTATCGCGCGGCCGGCGACGACGTGGACGTGTGCTGGCGGCTCCAGGACCAGGGGCACCTCATCGGTTTTTCCGCGGCCATGACCGTGTGGCATCACCGCCGCAACACCGTCTCGGCCTACCTCAAGCAGCAGAAGGGCTACGGCCGGGCCGAAGCGCTGCTTCTTCCCAAGCACAAGAACCGCTTCAACATGCTCGGGAATTCCCGCTGGGCCGGCCGCATCTACGGCGACATCTCCGGCGCGCTTCTGGCCGCCCGCCCCATCGTCTACCACGGTGCCTTCGGCATGGGGCTGTTCCAGACTCTTTACGAGCCCAAGGGAAGCCTTACCGCCTACCTGCCGCTGTCCATGGAATGGATGATCCTGGCCGTGGCCTGCATGATCGCCACGCCGTTTAGCCTCATCGCCGGAGGTCTGGGGCTGGCCATGGCCGCCATGACCATCGCCTTCGTGGCCTACCGGGTGAGCAAGGCCCGGCTGCCCGAGCAGTACGACAACATCACCGCGCGGCTCATCATCGCCGGGCTGACCGTGGCCCAGCCGGTGCTGCGCGGCTGGACCCGCTACAAGACGGTCTGGACGCTTAAGCGCGGGGCCGGCGTCAACGCCTGTCCGCTGCCCCTGGCCGACACCACGGCCTGCGACGAGTCGAGCCTGCCGCGCGTGGGTCTGTTTCGCCGCCTGGCCGCAACCGGCAGCATTCTGGCCCATCGCCTGTCCTTCCACCGTTTCTTCTGGAACAACAAGAGCCTGGAGCGCGACGAGCTGCTCGCTTCCATCATTGGCCTGCTCCGTACGCTCGGCGTCTCTTACGCCCTCGACAGCGGGTTTGCCGCCTCGTCGTCCACCCCGCCCTGGGACCTGGCCGCCAAGGCGGGTAAGCTGACCACCGCGCGTCTGCGCGTGACCGTGGAGAACCACGGCGGCGAGAAGCGGTTCGTGCGTCTGGCCGGTTCGGTCCTGCCTTCCGGCGCGTCGTTTGTGGCTTTGGTCGCCTGCCTGGGTGCGGCCGCCGGCTGCTTCCTGCTCCATCCGGTCCTGGCCCTGGCCTTCGGCGCCGCCGCGGTCGGCCTGGCCGGCTGGATGACCGTGGGGCTTTTCCGCGCCGCCTCGCTTGTGGCCACCATCATCCAGTATGTCATGGTCACCCGCCCCGGCTGCTCCATGAACGAGCCGGTGGAAGAACGCGTGACCCGCGTGGTCAAGCCGCGCACGGCCGAGACCGTGGCCGAGGCCATGCCTGAGGAAACGGTTGCAGCCGTATCGCCGGTCGTCGAGTCCGAGCCGGTGGTCGTCGAGACCGAAGCCGCGTAA
- a CDS encoding ABC transporter ATP-binding protein/permease, whose amino-acid sequence MSMFRILLGYLKPYKYLFILGLGLVGLASAMELLKPWPLTLAVDQIIGHKSLEVMGWKPDLAAISVSVQLLVVVGMLVGVHFLVGFVQLLNNYLTIRMGQDMVQDLRCDLFDHLQRQSLRFHQNWPTGDLIYRIMGDTYAVQALLMNGVFTTVTSTALLCGMLVVCVQMDAELTFYALCVIPFLFIAISRVSRKIGDLTTETHLKESQVYTTVERIFSSITLVQAFGREDEERRKFVSESQHSFDRKLSLYALQTVYGWLVSGITAAGTALVLYIGVRHVIDGLLSTGELLVFIAYLGSLYTPLNNLSVTVGGIRGSLAQAKRVMDVLAVDEAVPEVPDAPALVVKKAEVRFDAVSFGYTPEKMVLNDLDFTCRGGSTVAVVGQTGAGKTSLISLLLRFYDPQKGAITIDGQDLRAVGLKSLRDQIAIVLQETQLFPMSVHDNIAYGKKQATREEVERVAQLANAHEFIMGLPKGYDTILGEKGSNLSGGQRQRLAIARALLKDAPLLILDEPTSALDAETEALIMEGLERLMENRTTFVIAHRLSMMRRADVILVIKNQRIHEMGSYDELMARNGEFARLHAIQMGKGRPEKLPPHPLVA is encoded by the coding sequence ATGAGCATGTTCCGCATACTGTTGGGGTACCTCAAGCCCTACAAGTACCTGTTTATCCTGGGGCTTGGGCTGGTCGGTCTGGCCAGCGCCATGGAGCTCCTCAAACCCTGGCCGCTGACCTTGGCCGTGGACCAGATCATCGGCCACAAGTCCCTGGAAGTCATGGGCTGGAAGCCCGATCTGGCCGCCATTTCCGTCAGCGTCCAGTTGCTCGTCGTGGTCGGCATGCTGGTCGGCGTGCATTTCCTGGTGGGCTTCGTGCAGCTCCTCAACAACTACCTGACCATCCGCATGGGCCAGGACATGGTCCAGGACCTGCGCTGCGACCTGTTCGACCATCTCCAGCGCCAGTCGTTGCGCTTTCACCAGAACTGGCCCACGGGCGACCTCATCTACCGCATCATGGGCGATACCTACGCCGTGCAGGCACTGCTCATGAACGGCGTCTTCACCACGGTCACAAGCACCGCGCTGCTGTGCGGCATGCTGGTGGTGTGCGTCCAGATGGACGCGGAACTCACGTTTTACGCCCTGTGTGTCATTCCCTTCCTTTTTATCGCCATCTCGCGGGTGTCGCGCAAGATCGGCGACCTGACCACGGAGACGCATCTCAAGGAATCCCAGGTCTACACCACGGTGGAGCGCATCTTTTCCTCCATCACCCTGGTCCAGGCCTTTGGCCGCGAGGACGAGGAACGCCGCAAATTCGTGTCCGAGTCCCAGCATTCCTTCGACCGGAAACTGTCGCTCTATGCCTTGCAGACGGTCTACGGCTGGCTGGTTTCCGGCATCACCGCCGCCGGCACGGCGCTGGTCCTTTACATCGGCGTGCGCCACGTCATCGACGGCCTGCTCTCCACCGGCGAGCTGCTGGTTTTTATCGCCTACCTGGGATCGCTCTACACGCCGCTCAATAACCTGAGCGTCACCGTGGGCGGCATCCGTGGCTCCCTGGCCCAGGCCAAGCGCGTCATGGACGTCCTGGCCGTGGACGAGGCCGTGCCCGAGGTGCCCGATGCCCCGGCTTTGGTCGTGAAAAAGGCCGAGGTGCGCTTCGATGCGGTGTCCTTCGGCTATACCCCGGAAAAGATGGTCCTAAATGACCTCGATTTCACCTGCCGGGGCGGTTCCACCGTGGCCGTGGTCGGCCAGACCGGAGCCGGCAAGACCTCGCTTATAAGCCTGCTGCTGCGCTTCTATGATCCCCAGAAAGGGGCCATCACCATCGACGGCCAGGATCTGCGTGCGGTGGGCCTCAAAAGCCTGCGCGACCAGATCGCCATCGTGCTCCAGGAAACCCAACTCTTCCCCATGTCCGTGCACGACAACATCGCCTACGGCAAAAAGCAGGCGACCCGGGAAGAAGTGGAACGCGTGGCCCAGCTGGCCAATGCCCACGAGTTCATCATGGGCCTGCCCAAGGGCTACGACACCATCCTCGGCGAAAAGGGTTCCAACCTGTCCGGCGGCCAGCGACAGCGTTTGGCCATCGCCCGGGCCCTGCTCAAGGACGCGCCGCTTCTCATCCTCGACGAGCCCACTTCGGCCCTCGACGCCGAGACCGAAGCCCTCATCATGGAAGGCCTGGAGCGGCTCATGGAAAACCGCACCACCTTCGTCATCGCCCACCGCCTGTCCATGATGCGCCGGGCCGACGTCATCCTGGTCATCAAGAACCAGCGCATCCACGAAATGGGCTCCTACGACGAGCTGATGGCCAGAAACGGCGAATTCGCCCGACTCCACGCCATCCAGATGGGCAAGGGACGCCCCGAAAAGTTGCCGCCGCACCCCTTGGTAGCTTAA
- a CDS encoding SGNH/GDSL hydrolase family protein translates to MAVRGGRRWLFVLCVVLVNVALFALLEWGAGLILAHLEGGERQTRIFNAENGRDAGFVVQYDERLGYRLVRHDADPSRFEDSAGKTVPVAKAPGVYRILCLGGSTTYGVGADKTNSFPAQLEDLLTRVYGGCKVRFEVLNLGVMGYHSWHSRIRFRTELAKLKPDLVIAMDAVNDLAASTLADDSAAFAKEKNKLLSLANAGRQGGFLERTDRSLDTHVSLYALVKRFAAKIGSAAGQGKKTDDPAIFRKKIELFGYRDNMKALAGLVRKDGGEFVLVDYPWLAMDPLPGNAPKVVRDASTPLYRFGKTYFPEANAAVARQDGAFVVNPQPDFDAAVAADVARAGQYYFDEIHLTKLGNQLLARDIAAGLPNVPSFARAVAGCSPADPEAALANAVKLDDPRVDFRNGWPRPGETAIPLAVAATDNVVIGQSDEYPGHAVAHCLDPARPGSITLRAGAAFAPHPMAHTRYPAFWYPRLACAADRVEAEAAGRTIFTLAGVTPCRFTDASARFGLDLPALTAGDTVTVRLFGHAQLWLTGGNMVFTGDVTPPGF, encoded by the coding sequence ATGGCGGTTCGTGGCGGGCGCAGGTGGCTGTTCGTCTTGTGTGTGGTGCTGGTCAACGTGGCGCTTTTCGCCTTGCTCGAGTGGGGCGCGGGGCTGATCCTGGCCCACCTGGAAGGCGGCGAGCGGCAGACCCGGATTTTCAACGCCGAGAATGGCCGCGACGCCGGCTTTGTCGTGCAGTACGACGAGCGCCTGGGCTACCGCCTCGTGCGTCATGACGCCGACCCCAGCCGTTTCGAGGACTCCGCCGGCAAGACCGTGCCCGTGGCCAAGGCTCCGGGCGTCTATCGCATCCTGTGCCTGGGCGGCTCCACCACCTACGGCGTGGGCGCGGACAAGACCAATTCCTTCCCGGCCCAGCTCGAGGACCTGCTGACGCGCGTCTACGGCGGCTGCAAGGTCCGCTTCGAGGTCTTGAACCTCGGCGTCATGGGCTACCACAGCTGGCATTCCCGCATCCGCTTCCGGACTGAGCTGGCCAAGCTCAAGCCCGATCTCGTCATCGCCATGGACGCGGTCAACGATCTGGCCGCCAGCACCCTGGCCGACGACTCGGCCGCCTTCGCCAAGGAAAAGAACAAACTTTTGAGCCTGGCCAATGCCGGACGGCAGGGCGGTTTTCTCGAGCGGACGGATCGGTCTCTGGACACCCACGTCAGCCTCTACGCCCTGGTCAAGCGTTTTGCCGCCAAGATCGGCAGCGCGGCCGGGCAGGGGAAAAAGACCGATGATCCGGCCATATTTCGCAAGAAAATCGAGCTGTTCGGCTACCGCGACAACATGAAGGCCCTGGCCGGCTTGGTGCGCAAGGACGGCGGGGAATTCGTGCTCGTGGACTATCCCTGGCTGGCCATGGACCCGTTGCCGGGGAATGCGCCCAAGGTGGTTCGCGACGCCTCCACGCCGCTGTACCGGTTCGGCAAGACCTACTTTCCCGAGGCCAACGCCGCGGTCGCCCGGCAGGATGGTGCATTCGTGGTCAATCCCCAGCCCGATTTCGACGCGGCCGTGGCCGCCGACGTGGCCCGGGCCGGGCAGTATTATTTCGACGAGATCCACCTGACCAAGCTCGGCAACCAACTGCTCGCCCGGGATATCGCCGCCGGGTTGCCGAACGTGCCGTCCTTTGCCCGGGCTGTTGCCGGCTGTTCTCCGGCCGATCCGGAAGCGGCGCTGGCCAATGCCGTGAAGCTCGACGACCCGCGCGTGGATTTTAGAAACGGCTGGCCGCGTCCGGGCGAAACCGCCATCCCCCTGGCCGTGGCCGCCACGGACAACGTGGTCATCGGCCAAAGCGACGAGTACCCCGGCCATGCCGTGGCCCACTGCCTCGATCCCGCCCGGCCCGGCTCCATCACCTTGCGCGCCGGGGCCGCCTTTGCGCCGCATCCCATGGCCCATACGCGCTACCCGGCCTTCTGGTATCCGCGTCTGGCCTGCGCCGCCGACAGGGTGGAAGCGGAAGCGGCCGGCCGCACGATTTTCACGCTGGCCGGCGTAACGCCCTGCCGCTTCACCGACGCTTCCGCCCGGTTCGGCCTCGACCTGCCGGCCCTGACCGCCGGCGATACGGTGACGGTGCGCCTTTTCGGCCATGCCCAGCTCTGGTTGACCGGCGGCAATATGGTTTTTACCGGCGACGTCACGCCGCCTGGCTTTTAG
- a CDS encoding glycosyltransferase family 1 protein, whose protein sequence is MQKRTIIVSGLAATYPLGGVAWDYIQYLHGFYRLGHDVYYLEDTGGWAYDPFNVTFVDDLTYHTKYLGDFLARLDPGLAKRFCVIGPDDRHWGMSAEDLAAVVGRADVFFNISTTCQLRDAYAKIPVKVLIDSDPLYTQSSFPDYLAGTASDEEKKNIENMCRHDVFFSFGENVNEDFCTVPKGIFDWIPTRQPIVLDSWAGAPAKPARDVFTTVLSWQPTQKGPLVGGVQYGGKNMEFEKMLDLPQKTPATLELALGGGKPPRELLEEKGWKLRDGFSMSQTPWVYRDYIWDSLAEFSTAKNAYVATRSGWFSCRTACYLASGRPAVVQDTGYSRFMDVGEGVLAFDDEAGALAGIEAVRSDWVRHSKAAKAFAARYFDSDTVLAKLLADALR, encoded by the coding sequence ATGCAAAAGCGCACCATTATCGTGTCGGGGCTGGCCGCAACCTATCCGCTTGGCGGCGTGGCCTGGGACTATATTCAATATCTGCACGGGTTTTATCGTCTCGGCCATGACGTGTATTATCTGGAAGACACCGGCGGCTGGGCCTATGATCCGTTCAACGTCACGTTCGTGGATGATTTGACGTATCATACGAAATACCTGGGCGATTTTCTGGCCAGGCTCGATCCCGGTCTGGCCAAGCGGTTTTGCGTCATCGGCCCGGACGACCGGCATTGGGGCATGTCCGCCGAGGACTTGGCCGCGGTGGTTGGGCGCGCCGACGTCTTTTTTAATATCTCCACCACCTGCCAGTTGCGCGACGCCTACGCGAAAATCCCGGTCAAGGTGCTCATCGACTCCGACCCGCTCTACACCCAGTCGAGTTTCCCGGATTATCTGGCCGGCACGGCCTCGGACGAGGAGAAGAAGAACATCGAGAACATGTGCCGCCATGACGTGTTCTTCTCGTTCGGGGAGAACGTGAACGAGGATTTCTGCACCGTGCCCAAGGGCATTTTCGACTGGATTCCCACCCGTCAGCCCATTGTGCTCGACTCGTGGGCCGGCGCGCCGGCAAAGCCCGCTCGCGACGTGTTCACCACGGTGCTGTCCTGGCAGCCGACCCAGAAGGGGCCGCTGGTCGGCGGCGTGCAGTACGGCGGCAAGAACATGGAATTCGAGAAGATGCTCGACCTGCCCCAGAAGACCCCGGCCACTCTCGAGCTGGCCCTTGGCGGCGGCAAGCCGCCGCGCGAGCTTCTGGAGGAAAAGGGCTGGAAGCTGCGCGACGGGTTTTCCATGTCCCAGACGCCCTGGGTCTACCGGGACTACATCTGGGACAGCCTGGCCGAATTTTCCACCGCTAAAAACGCCTACGTGGCCACGCGTTCGGGCTGGTTTTCCTGCCGCACGGCCTGCTACCTGGCTTCCGGCCGACCGGCCGTGGTCCAGGACACGGGCTACTCGCGCTTCATGGACGTAGGCGAGGGTGTTTTGGCCTTTGACGACGAGGCCGGAGCCCTGGCCGGCATCGAGGCCGTGCGGTCCGACTGGGTGCGCCACTCCAAGGCGGCCAAGGCCTTTGCCGCCCGCTACTTCGATTCCGACACGGTGTTGGCCAAGCTGCTGGCCGATGCGTTGCGCTGA
- a CDS encoding type II toxin-antitoxin system Phd/YefM family antitoxin, with protein sequence MPATDNESRMSAADARERFAEVVNRAAYGKERIIVSRRGKPVAAVVPMDDLLLLLGLEERGDIEAVREAEAEAVRDGTVAWETVKRECGL encoded by the coding sequence ATGCCAGCGACGGATAACGAGAGCCGGATGAGCGCGGCCGATGCCCGGGAGCGCTTCGCCGAGGTGGTCAACCGGGCCGCCTACGGCAAGGAGCGCATCATCGTGTCCAGGCGCGGCAAGCCAGTGGCGGCCGTGGTCCCGATGGACGACCTGCTGTTGCTTTTGGGACTTGAGGAGCGGGGCGATATCGAAGCCGTGCGGGAAGCCGAGGCCGAAGCGGTGCGCGATGGCACCGTTGCGTGGGAAACGGTCAAGCGGGAATGCGGGCTGTAG
- a CDS encoding type II toxin-antitoxin system RelE/ParE family toxin yields the protein MAYRIELTPAAGRDFKKLPGAAAKRLAPRIDALAQEPRPAGALPMTGMHGYYRLRVGDYRIIYKIEDERLVVLVIRVANRREAYRER from the coding sequence ATGGCCTATCGCATCGAACTGACGCCGGCGGCCGGGCGGGATTTCAAGAAGCTGCCCGGTGCCGCCGCCAAACGCCTTGCGCCCCGCATCGATGCCCTGGCGCAAGAACCGAGGCCGGCGGGGGCCCTGCCCATGACCGGCATGCACGGGTATTATCGGCTGCGCGTCGGCGATTATCGAATCATCTACAAAATCGAGGATGAGCGCCTGGTTGTGCTGGTCATTCGCGTGGCCAACCGCCGCGAAGCCTACCGCGAGCGCTGA